A region from the Mucilaginibacter sp. CSA2-8R genome encodes:
- a CDS encoding nucleoid-associated protein: MVTSFEASLQNISVHHVGNPMQDERYVLSDTPLALKDEVIPRLLMQYFLTPFEKTNEVYHLMHAGGDLHLNEIYAYCTDMFADESRFHELSQQIAKHLYSVSGHPKIKAGEVYIGYFNNVQLEGEQLDAIGIFKSETKETFLKIFPQDNGFELDYEENAININKLDKGCLIINSQKEEGYKVVVIDHTNRSQEAVYWKDEFLKLKVRNDNFNQTNNALSIYKNFVTEKLDDEFDMSKADKIDLLNRSMKYFKEKDTFELDEFTGEVLGNDQAIESFKTYKNQYEQEFETKIPDTFEISDNAVKKQARVYKSVLKLDKNFHIYIHGNKELIEKGFDDDKAMNFYKVYFKEEE; encoded by the coding sequence ATGGTTACCTCTTTCGAAGCTTCACTCCAGAATATTTCGGTTCATCACGTGGGCAATCCCATGCAGGATGAGCGCTATGTGTTATCAGATACCCCTTTAGCTTTAAAGGACGAGGTGATACCGCGCCTGCTGATGCAGTACTTTTTAACACCGTTTGAAAAAACCAACGAGGTATACCACCTGATGCATGCCGGCGGCGACCTGCACCTGAACGAAATTTACGCCTACTGTACCGATATGTTTGCCGACGAAAGCCGTTTCCATGAGCTGTCGCAGCAAATAGCCAAGCACTTGTACAGTGTATCGGGCCACCCCAAAATAAAAGCGGGCGAGGTGTATATCGGTTATTTTAATAACGTGCAGTTAGAGGGCGAGCAACTGGATGCCATCGGTATTTTTAAATCGGAAACTAAAGAAACCTTCCTGAAGATTTTTCCGCAGGATAATGGTTTTGAACTGGATTATGAAGAAAATGCCATCAACATCAACAAGCTGGATAAAGGCTGTTTAATCATCAACTCGCAGAAAGAAGAAGGCTATAAAGTGGTAGTGATTGACCACACCAACCGTAGCCAGGAAGCCGTATACTGGAAAGATGAATTTTTGAAACTTAAGGTGCGGAATGATAACTTTAATCAAACCAACAATGCACTAAGCATTTACAAAAACTTTGTTACCGAAAAACTGGACGACGAGTTCGACATGAGCAAGGCCGATAAAATTGATTTGCTCAACCGCTCGATGAAGTATTTTAAAGAAAAAGATACGTTTGAACTGGATGAATTTACGGGCGAGGTTCTAGGTAACGACCAGGCTATTGAATCTTTTAAAACCTACAAAAACCAATACGAGCAGGAATTTGAAACCAAAATACCCGACACTTTTGAAATATCGGATAATGCCGTTAAAAAGCAGGCCCGTGTGTACAAAAGCGTTTTAAAACTCGACAAAAACTTTCACATCTACATCCACGGCAATAAAGAGCTTATTGAAAAAGGTTTTGACGATGATAAAGCCATGAACTTTTATAAGGTTTACTTTAAAGAGGAAGAGTAA
- a CDS encoding CAP domain-containing protein — protein MLKFTKKTAVAGLMILVGAITAAKLPNMDNSSFKNEFLARINQTRAEGCRCGTTYMPPAPPLVWNNQLEDAAKGHAKDMDKRDYFDHTSKDGRTIEDRIFDAGYTYNGYKSFAIGENIAKGQESIAEVNAGWFKSPGHCKNLMNPAFKEVGIAERNSYWVQDFGGREAFTEQEQRLIKSGKLIIRRRKSAD, from the coding sequence ATGTTGAAGTTTACAAAAAAAACGGCCGTTGCCGGACTAATGATCTTGGTAGGTGCCATCACCGCCGCCAAACTGCCCAATATGGACAATAGCTCATTTAAAAATGAATTTTTAGCGCGCATTAATCAAACCCGTGCCGAGGGTTGCCGTTGCGGAACTACTTATATGCCGCCTGCGCCACCGCTGGTTTGGAACAACCAGTTGGAAGATGCTGCTAAGGGCCATGCTAAAGACATGGATAAACGCGACTATTTTGACCATACCAGCAAAGATGGCCGCACCATTGAAGACCGGATTTTTGATGCAGGCTATACCTATAATGGTTATAAAAGCTTTGCCATTGGCGAAAACATAGCTAAAGGGCAGGAGAGCATAGCCGAAGTAAACGCCGGCTGGTTTAAAAGCCCGGGCCATTGTAAAAATTTGATGAACCCGGCATTTAAAGAAGTAGGCATTGCTGAGCGCAACAGTTATTGGGTACAGGATTTTGGTGGCCGCGAAGCGTTTACCGAGCAGGAGCAGAGGTTAATTAAAAGTGGAAAGCTCATCATCAGGCGGCGAAAATCGGCTGATTAG
- a CDS encoding cystathionine gamma-synthase, with amino-acid sequence MKFATKAIHAGQHPDPSTGAVMTPIYQTSTYAQRTPGDHQGYEYSRGTNPTRKALEDCLAALENAKFGLAFSSGMGATDAVMKLLQPGDEVITNNDLYGGSYRIFTKIFANYGIKFHFINLHQPEIIHEYVNDKTKLVWIETPTNPTMQVVDIEAVAAISKAKNLMLVVDNTFASPYLQNPMDLGADLVMHSVTKYIGGHSDLVMGALMMNDEDLYKRLWFIYNSCGATPGPMDSFLALRGIKTLHLRMKAHCENGRAIAAFLKDHPKVERIYWPGFTDHPNYHVAAKQMRDFGGMISIVLKGADLKETFRIASNFKVFTLAESLGGVESLINHPATMTHASIPRETREAAGVVDNLLRISVGVEDIEDLLEDLKNALA; translated from the coding sequence ATGAAATTTGCAACTAAAGCAATACATGCAGGGCAACACCCTGACCCGAGTACAGGCGCGGTGATGACGCCGATTTATCAAACGTCTACTTATGCCCAGCGGACTCCGGGCGACCACCAGGGGTATGAGTATTCGCGTGGCACCAACCCAACCCGTAAGGCGCTGGAAGATTGTTTAGCTGCGTTGGAGAATGCCAAATTTGGTCTGGCTTTTTCGAGCGGCATGGGCGCTACCGATGCGGTAATGAAATTATTGCAGCCCGGCGATGAGGTAATTACCAACAATGATTTGTACGGCGGCTCATATCGAATTTTTACCAAGATTTTTGCAAACTACGGTATCAAGTTTCATTTCATCAATCTGCACCAACCGGAGATTATTCATGAGTACGTGAACGATAAAACCAAACTGGTTTGGATAGAAACGCCTACCAATCCTACCATGCAGGTGGTTGATATTGAGGCCGTAGCGGCTATCTCCAAGGCTAAAAACCTGATGCTGGTGGTAGACAATACTTTTGCGTCGCCCTACCTGCAAAACCCAATGGATTTGGGTGCTGATTTGGTGATGCATTCCGTAACTAAATACATCGGCGGCCACTCAGATTTAGTGATGGGCGCGTTGATGATGAACGACGAGGATTTGTACAAGCGCTTGTGGTTTATCTATAATTCGTGCGGTGCCACGCCCGGACCGATGGATAGTTTTCTGGCATTGCGCGGCATTAAAACCCTGCATCTGCGCATGAAAGCCCATTGCGAAAACGGCCGCGCCATAGCCGCGTTTTTAAAAGACCATCCAAAGGTAGAACGTATTTATTGGCCTGGTTTTACCGACCATCCAAACTACCATGTTGCAGCCAAACAGATGCGCGATTTTGGCGGCATGATCTCCATCGTACTCAAAGGCGCCGACCTAAAAGAAACTTTCCGCATAGCATCCAATTTCAAGGTGTTCACACTGGCCGAATCGTTGGGAGGGGTCGAGTCACTTATCAATCACCCCGCCACCATGACCCACGCCTCCATCCCGCGCGAAACCCGCGAAGCCGCCGGCGTGGTAGACAACCTGCTGCGTATTAGCGTTGGGGTAGAAGATATCGAGGATTTACTTGAAGATTTAAAGAACGCATTGGCGTAA
- a CDS encoding alpha/beta hydrolase, producing the protein MKERFDQVNGINLHINYEGDAQAKIIIFLHGFPEFGYAWHQQITFFASQGYYALAPDQRGYNLSDKPKGVKAYRLDALVTDVAEWIKQLTPHKVILVAHDWGGGVAWALAAQHPELLQKLVILNMPHLAVMKKHLRTNIKQIFKSWYAAFFQIPLLPELLCRLWNFRFLTQALVRSANPDTFTAQELENYRKAWRQPYALTAMLNWYRAFRYDIGKKHPEVSVPTLIIWGKKDSALSAEMAEDSLATCKQGKLFMIEDATHWLHHEKPDEINQMILRFIRE; encoded by the coding sequence ATGAAAGAGCGTTTTGACCAGGTTAACGGCATCAACCTTCATATTAACTATGAAGGAGATGCTCAGGCGAAAATCATCATATTTTTGCACGGCTTTCCGGAGTTTGGTTATGCCTGGCATCAGCAAATTACTTTTTTTGCGTCGCAAGGGTATTATGCTTTAGCGCCCGACCAGCGCGGCTACAACCTGAGCGACAAACCTAAAGGTGTAAAAGCTTACCGCCTTGATGCGCTGGTAACCGATGTTGCCGAATGGATTAAACAGCTTACCCCGCATAAAGTAATACTGGTAGCCCACGATTGGGGCGGCGGTGTAGCTTGGGCATTGGCTGCCCAACATCCCGAACTGCTGCAAAAGCTGGTCATCCTAAATATGCCGCACTTGGCGGTAATGAAAAAGCATTTGCGAACCAACATCAAGCAAATATTCAAAAGCTGGTATGCGGCCTTTTTTCAAATCCCCTTGCTACCCGAGTTGCTATGCCGATTATGGAATTTTAGATTTTTAACACAAGCCCTAGTGCGTTCGGCTAATCCCGACACTTTTACAGCTCAAGAGCTAGAAAATTACCGAAAGGCCTGGCGGCAACCATACGCTTTAACCGCCATGCTCAACTGGTATCGGGCATTCAGGTATGACATCGGTAAAAAACATCCCGAGGTTTCCGTACCTACGCTCATTATTTGGGGTAAGAAAGACAGTGCTTTGAGTGCCGAAATGGCCGAAGACAGCCTGGCCACGTGCAAGCAAGGTAAACTCTTCATGATTGAAGATGCTACCCACTGGCTGCATCATGAAAAACCTGACGAAATCAACCAAATGATACTCAGGTTTATTCGCGAGTAA
- a CDS encoding TIGR02757 family protein, with translation MVTDIKAFLDAKVAQYNRPEFIENDPIVIPHLFSKQQDIEIMGFWAATLAWGQRVTIIRKCRELIDLMDGAPYDFIINHQEPDLKKLLNFKHRTFNDIDTLYFIAFFRHHYKRYDSLEDAFITAQLHPPSPLKGEQVYQAEYFAAHQTSAPPLGGWGASPSLGWGAVAGAESSLNHFRSYFFSLPDYPHRTKKHVSSPSQKSTCKRLNMFLRWMVRKDDAGVDFGIWKRISPAQLVCPCDLHVDRIARKLKLITRKQTDWQTAVELTEHLRHFDPLDPVKYDFALFGLGIEERWGLDNILPNALPSNE, from the coding sequence ATGGTAACTGATATCAAAGCTTTTCTGGATGCGAAAGTAGCGCAGTATAACCGGCCGGAGTTTATTGAAAACGATCCGATTGTAATACCGCATCTATTCAGCAAGCAGCAGGATATTGAAATCATGGGCTTTTGGGCAGCCACATTAGCCTGGGGGCAGCGCGTTACCATCATCCGTAAATGCCGCGAACTTATTGACCTGATGGATGGTGCTCCATACGATTTCATCATCAATCATCAGGAGCCCGACCTCAAAAAGTTACTCAACTTTAAGCACCGTACCTTTAACGACATTGATACGTTATACTTCATCGCATTCTTCAGGCATCATTATAAAAGGTATGATAGTTTAGAAGATGCGTTTATAACAGCCCAGCTACACCCCCCCAGCCCCCTAAAGGGGGAGCAAGTATATCAGGCGGAGTATTTTGCTGCTCATCAAACTTCTGCTCCCCCTTTAGGGGGCTGGGGGGCTTCGCCCTCATTGGGCTGGGGGGCTGTAGCTGGTGCAGAATCTTCTTTAAATCACTTCCGTTCCTACTTTTTCTCCCTACCCGATTATCCGCATCGTACAAAAAAGCATGTGTCGTCGCCGTCGCAAAAATCTACTTGTAAGCGGTTGAATATGTTTTTGCGTTGGATGGTTCGAAAGGACGATGCCGGCGTGGATTTTGGTATCTGGAAACGCATTAGTCCGGCACAATTGGTATGTCCCTGCGATTTACATGTAGACCGTATTGCGCGCAAGCTTAAATTGATTACCCGCAAACAAACTGACTGGCAAACGGCTGTGGAACTTACCGAACACCTGCGTCATTTTGACCCGCTCGACCCGGTGAAATACGACTTTGCCCTGTTTGGTTTAGGTATAGAAGAGCGGTGGGGCCTCGACAATATTCTGCCTAACGCCCTGCCCTCAAACGAATAA
- a CDS encoding DUF1349 domain-containing protein produces MKTSKYFTAALLLLSTVTFAQNKPMKWLNQPKQWKGDAHQLTMTVDPGTDYWRVTHYGFIRDSGPFYYQEMEGDFEATVKVSGHYQELFHQAGLMVRIDNKNWIKTGIEYVDGVQNISAVVTREVSDWSVVPRNDSPKSIWLKLLRKGDYVQIEYSFDAKTFKMLRLAYFPPKVKAQIGMVAAAPGKKNFPVTFDNFTVKPVK; encoded by the coding sequence ATGAAAACATCTAAATACTTTACTGCTGCTTTACTTTTACTTAGCACCGTCACCTTTGCACAAAACAAACCCATGAAATGGCTTAACCAACCCAAACAATGGAAAGGCGATGCACACCAGTTAACCATGACCGTTGACCCGGGCACAGATTATTGGCGCGTTACCCACTACGGTTTTATCCGCGACTCGGGCCCATTTTACTACCAGGAAATGGAAGGCGATTTTGAAGCCACTGTAAAAGTGAGCGGCCATTACCAGGAACTTTTTCACCAGGCCGGGTTGATGGTGCGAATTGATAACAAAAACTGGATTAAAACAGGTATTGAGTATGTAGACGGTGTGCAAAATATAAGCGCCGTAGTAACCAGAGAGGTATCAGACTGGTCGGTTGTGCCGCGTAATGACAGCCCGAAATCTATCTGGTTAAAGCTATTGCGTAAAGGTGATTATGTACAGATTGAGTATTCGTTTGATGCTAAAACTTTCAAAATGCTGCGGTTAGCTTACTTCCCGCCTAAAGTAAAAGCACAGATAGGTATGGTAGCTGCTGCACCGGGCAAAAAAAACTTCCCTGTAACGTTTGACAACTTTACGGTGAAGCCTGTTAAGTAA